Proteins from one Nicotiana tabacum cultivar K326 chromosome 23, ASM71507v2, whole genome shotgun sequence genomic window:
- the LOC107769505 gene encoding sodium/calcium exchanger NCL-like — translation MASFSFFFVTILILVLPIIEGRILKLEGSEISTQLISDGVEHFKNQSDYLSLGSSKALITSGDQCKHIYGFFPCAENIGGYIYMIAIFQYLLILGEKVLSKGSNRLFSILDTGIFGAISGLLINREQAQVSVSSSLGSNVGSSVLNLTVLWGICVILGRQNISVNSNTQSAESSSSTLKLKDLKITGIITNDLTGYIAGVMFLSLAPFIIMLFVDIISSSVGKRITILVALIVSVTLLLSYFAYQMWNPLIQEVFRIHKTRKPGEIICGAYPKAVTVLFTKTDKDRSNSITLTELEELVNQLESGKVKVDSNFALSTLSRIFDKNGDERINEEEFIEGCKKLIQESNGDSTSIRKHFDEAKNSIYFAISFTNIDTGGYLCNKKIITFS, via the exons ATGGCtagcttttctttcttctttgttacAATCTTGATCTTGGTTTTGCCCATTATTGAAGGGCGTATTCTGAAACTTGAAGGTTCAGAAATTAGTACTCAATTGATCTCAGATGGAGTTGAACACTTCAAGAATCAATCAGATTATCTAAGTCTAGGCAGCTCAAAGGCACTTATAACTTCAGGGGATCAATGTAAACATATATATGGTTTCTTTCCATGTGCAGAAAATATTGGAGGGTACATATACATGATTGCCATATTTCAGTACTTGTTGATTCTTGGTGAGAAAGTACTGTCCAAAGGAAGCAACAGGCTCTTTAGTATTCTTGACACTGGAATTTTTGGTGCAA TATCTGGACTTTTGATCAATAGAGAGCAAGCTCAAGTATCGGTATCTTCTTCACTTGGTTCGAATGTTGGTTCCAGTGTCTTGAATCTTACTGTGCTCTGGGGCATATGTGTCATACTTGGGAGACAAAACATCTCAGTAAATTCAAATACACAAAGTGCAGAATCCTCCTCTTCTACTTTGAAATTGAAAGACTTAAAGA TTACTGGAATCATAACAAATGATCTAACTGGTTATATAGCTGGAGTCATGTTTCTCTCCCTTGCACCATTCATAATAATGTTATTCGTCGATATCATCAGTTCATCAGTAGGAAAGCGTATCACCATTCTTGTTGCTCTCATAGTATCAGTCACATTGTTGCTGTCATATTTCGCATATCAG ATGTGGAATCCATTGATTCAAGAAGTGTTTAGAATACATAAAACACGAAAACCTGGTGAAATTATTTGTGGAGCATATCCAAAGGCAG TCACGGT ATTATTTACCAAAACCGACAAAGATAGGAGCAACTCCATAACACTCACCGAACTAGAAGAACTAGTAAACCAGCTTGAATCGGGAAAGGTTAAAGTGGACAGTAACTTTGCCCTGTCAACACTGTCACGGATTTTCGACAAAAATGGAGATGAGAGGATAAATGAGGAAGAGTTCATTGAGGGATGCAAGAAGTTGATACAGGAATCCAATGGCGATTCCACCTCCATCAGGAAACATTTCGATGAggcaaaaaattcaatttattttgCTATCTCTTTCACTAATATAGACACTGGGGGCTATTTATGTAACAAAAAGATCATCACTTTTAGTTAG